The DNA sequence GGATTTTTTTTGTCCGTTATTCGGGCGAACAAGTCGGCCAAAATTGCCTATTAAATGCATCTTCGTTCCCTCTTCTTACTTCCATATGTTCCCTTCCCTATCGATTTCATTCCCTCCACTGCATTCTCTCTCCTGATACAATGCCCAAGAACTTTGTCATTCTAGGTGCAGGCCTGACTGGCCTTCCTCTGGCTCACTATGTTCTCAAACATTATGCCACCAAACATGACCTCAAAGTCATCCTCGTCTCGCGATCCGACGAATTCTATTGGAACATAGCAACTCCGAGGGCTGCTATACCCGGCCAGTTCACCGATGATCaagtcttcttctcaatccCCAAGGCGTTTTCCAAGTACCCCTCTCAGATATTCGAGTTTGTTCTCGGAAATGTCGAGGCCTGGGATCCAGATGAAAACTCGGTCGCCGTGAACCAAACTAATGGGCAAACACGGGTGCTTCACTACGATACTATCCTTGTGGCCACTGGCAGTGACTACGTCGACAACATGCCTTGGAAGCTAGTTGGAACATCTCAGGAAACCCGTGGATCCCTCGCCAAATTACGGGATGCAGTGGACAAGGCCAAATCGATCGTCGTGGGCGGTGGAGGTCCGACGGGCGTTGAGTTTGCTGGTGAACTTGGTCATGAGTATGCAAAGGCaggcaagaaggaggtgaCACTAGTTATCACCGACAAACTCCCCCTCGAGGCCAAAAACCTTGAGGCGACACGACAGGCAGCCAAGAgggagcttgagaagctcaaggtgaaGGTTATTCCGAGTGCCAGAGTTACAAACACCACTCACAAGGACGGAGGAGGAAGTATCCTGGAGCTCACAAAGGCCGATGGGACCAAGGAGGTGCTCGAGACGGATTTGTTCGTGCCTACTTGGGGCATCACCTTCAACACCTTCTTTGCACCCTCTTCCCTACTCGAACCAAACGGCCGCCTCAAAGTGACATCCTCTCTCCGCGCTCCAGGCTACGACAACGTTTTCCTAGCCGGCGACGCCGCAAACGCCGACTCGTACGCCGCCACCATTAGGGAACCTCAGGTGCGCTATCTTGCCACTGCGATCGGTCAGTACCTTGCTGGAGGAAAGGTGCAGGAATACTCTCCAGAAACAAAGGTCGGACTCGCTGCTTCGGTTGGACCAAGTCGTGGAGTTGGCCAGATGGGAAACTTTAACATGTGGAGTTTTCTTGTGTGGTATTTCAAGGCTCGGCATATGTGCACGAATGTTGCTGCCGAGTACGCAGCGGGTGAGAGTCTCATCTTGGGGTCCTTTTGACTGGTTTTTCATTCTTGTTGTATCTGATCTATTTTTATTCAAGACAAAGTGATAGTCATATCCAAGTTGTAATTACATCTATTATATCTTGGACTCTCTGCTCGTCTCGAACGCAGTGCACTCAATCTCAACATCGGTACCCAGGGGCAGCTCGAACACGGCCACGCAAGTTCTCGCCTATTGGATGTCAGCCAGGGATCTCGCATAAAACATAGTTCATATGGTACTCACAGGCTTGGGAGCCTCGGTAAAGAACTCGTCGTAAGCCTCATTGACAAGAGCAAAGTCGGccatcttggtgatgaaaATGTTCACCTTGACAACGTTCTGAAGGCTGCTGCCAGCCTCCTTAAGCACGGCCTCGATGTTCTTGAGAGCTTGTCTCTGCCCAAACAATTAGCATCGTTCTTTTGAACACACATTTCCACTCACCGTTCGGTCCTTGACAGTTCCCTCAACtagctcaagcttcttgccGGGGATAGCGCCGATGTTTCCAGAGCAGAAGACCAGGCCATTGTGCTTAATGGCTTGGGAGAACTGGGGCAGGGGCGCAGGCGCAGCTTCGGTGAATACAGCTTGCTTTTGAGAAGACATTTTGAATATGATTGTCGGTGAAGTAGTTGACAGTTCCAAGATGAGTCAAGAGAGAGCAAGGTTGAGCTTATTATTGAAGCGGTTATCTGCGGGGAACTCGGCTCGGCGTCAACTTCTAGCCTCCGATCATAGTCCAACTCAAGCCCCATGATAAACTATCTCTGCCCAAGAATAAGAGAAACATTGGACGAGAATTGATAAATAGCCACATTGTGCTCGGGGCCATACGTTGAGTCAGGCATCTCCGGTTACAGGCAAGTGTAAGCTGTCAATTGAAGAGAAgacggcaagaagggcaagaaggcgTGCAAAGACGATATTTCAACCTCATGGGGAGGCGGAAAGAATCCTCCACCAAAGCGAAATCCGCATCAATACCACGTATCTTGAGGAAGCATGCCGCTCTTTCCTTGGTCTAGAGATGCTTATCTATACATCATCTACTCAGCCATTCGTGCCATGCTAGTACGAATACTGAAGCCTGCGCACAAGACGGCAGGCTTGTGGTCTGTATATAGGTGAGGACCTCTTGTTTGCATTTGACTTAGTTCCAGAATACTCAAAGCAAGCACGCCATCAAAAGCATATTTGAAGGATGCCATAAACAGAAAACAAGGGGAAAAGATTTTCATAGAAACAAACTCTGATTTTCCTAGCAATTATCGACGTGAATGTTAGGTTCGCTCCGACTTGTCGCATGCAACTGATAGACAAGCACGTCAACCTAGCTTGTCATGTTTAACTTAGGTAGTTCAAGCAAACGACAAGAAGTATTCGCCCAAGCATATCATGCAGGGAGACAACTTGGTTTTGAGTTAGGATATCGATACAATCATTCACCGCCAACCCCAGTCCCCCACGACAAAGCCTCATTGCTCAATTTACGCTTGATTTTGATTAGCCGCAATCCTTTATCAACCTGTC is a window from the Fusarium keratoplasticum isolate Fu6.1 chromosome 5, whole genome shotgun sequence genome containing:
- a CDS encoding Pyr-redox-2 domain-containing protein; the protein is MPKNFVILGAGLTGLPLAHYVLKHYATKHDLKVILVSRSDEFYWNIATPRAAIPGQFTDDQVFFSIPKAFSKYPSQIFEFVLGNVEAWDPDENSVAVNQTNGQTRVLHYDTILVATGSDYVDNMPWKLVGTSQETRGSLAKLRDAVDKAKSIVVGGGGPTGVEFAGELGHEYAKAGKKEVTLVITDKLPLEAKNLEATRQAAKRELEKLKVKVIPSARVTNTTHKDGGGSILELTKADGTKEVLETDLFVPTWGITFNTFFAPSSLLEPNGRLKVTSSLRAPGYDNVFLAGDAANADSYAATIREPQVRYLATAIGQYLAGGKVQEYSPETKVGLAASVGPSRGVGQMGNFNMWSFLVWYFKARHMCTNVAAEYAAGESLILGSF